A genomic segment from Peromyscus maniculatus bairdii isolate BWxNUB_F1_BW_parent chromosome 11, HU_Pman_BW_mat_3.1, whole genome shotgun sequence encodes:
- the LOC121821356 gene encoding interferon-activable protein 203-like isoform X2 yields the protein MSKYKTIVLQQGLEDVAVDDYLFRRIKSLLRKELNLTEKMQNDYDRIQMADLLEDIFPKDAGLDKLIEVCQSIKDLEELAQRLKTERAKVQKKGKNKTAVKRREQEEPSSSQSLSTNNKSYVSKPSSEKKRKQTTKTKGGKKMKLTQKQTQLLEPSGSNPQKDECCLQTPHKPPATPSSSSSNKAESRSECTTQGPQGVASSTGQALPCPRVKASRRVHAPQMPSATASESPLAPRGSPPTVSSCLLAPSVSPAMAPSALQAPLVPPPTASSSTSRTPNNGNLPKEPSKVEGHHRDPIQVMVLKVTEPFTYDLIDGKRMFHATVATETEFFRVKVFDTALKNKFIPQKIIAISDYFGTSGFLEIYGASCVSDVNVNQTMVISNTLRRRANGTPKIKDLFSQTKGTYVNGEFVVTKKNERGDFIHYGIEDDTGKMEVVVYGRLTSINCEPGNKLRLVCFELTSREDTWQLKSVRHSYMQVINARRRGTQS from the exons ATGAGTAAATACAAAACAATTGTTCTTCAACAAGGATTAGAGGATGTGGCTGTGGATGACTACCTGTTTAGGAGAATCAAGTCCTTACTAAGAAAAGAACTAAATCTAACAGAAAAGATGCAAAATGATTATGACAGAATTCAGATGGCTGACCTGTTGGAGGACATATTCCCAAAAGATGCTGGACTGGACAAACTGATAGAAGTGTGTCAAAGCATTAAAGATCTTGAAGAGCTTGCTCAAAGGCttaaaacagagagagcaaaag tgcaaaagaaaggaaaaaacaaaactgcagtGAAAAGAAGAGAGCAAGAAGAACCCAGTAGTTCCCAGTCTCTTTCCACCAATAATAAATCATACGTGAGTAAACCATCTTCAGAG aaaaagagaaaacaaaccacaaaaactAAAGGTGGCAAGAAAATGAAGCTTACCCAGAAGCAGACTCAGCTTCTAGAGCCTTCAGGAAGCAACCCACAAAAAGATGAATGTTGTCTCCAGACTCCTCATAAGCCTCCAGCAACACCATCCAGCAGTTCCTCAAACAAG GCAGAGTCCAGAAGTGAGTGCACCACTCAAGGGCCTCAAGGAGTAGCATCCAGCACTGGACAGGCACTTCCCTGTCCTAGAGTAAAAGCATCAAGGAGGGTCCATGCTCCTCAGATGCCTTCAGCAACAGCATCAGAAAGTCCCCTGGCTCCACGTGGATCTCCACCAACAGTGTCCAGCTGTCTCCTGGCTCCATCAGTGTCCCCAGCAATGGCACCCAGTGCTCTCCAGGCTCCTCTGGTGCCTCCACCAACAGCAAGCAGCAGTACTTCACGG ACACCAAATAATGGAAACTTACCAAAGGAGCCTTCTAAGGTAGAAGGTCACCATCGAGATCCCATACAAGTGATGGTGTTGAAAGTAACAGAACCTTTTACTTATGATTTGATTGATGGCAAAAGGATGTTCCATGCCACAGTGGCTACTGAGACTGAATTCTTCAGAGTGAAGGTTTTTGACACAGCCCTAAAGAACAAGTTCATCCCACAAAAGATCATTGCCATATCAGATTATTTTGGCACCAGTGGATTCCTGGAGATATATGGAGCCTCCTGTGTGTCTGATGTGAATGTTAACCAAACGATGGTTATCTCAAATACACTGAGGAGAAGAGCCAATGGAACTCCTAAAATTAAGGATCTTTTCTCTCAAACAAAAGGGACATATGTGAATGGAGAGTTTGTGGTAACTAAG aaaaatgaaaggggTGACTTCATTCACTATGGGATTGAAGATGATACTGGGAAAATGGAAGTGGTGGTCTATGGACGACTGACCAGTATCAACTGTGAGCCAGGCAATAAACTTCGACTTGTCTGCTTTGAATTGACCTCAAGAGAAGATACATGGCAGCTGAAGTCTGTAAGGCACAGTTACATGCAG gttATCAACGCCAGAAGGAGAGGCACTCAATCCTGA
- the LOC121821356 gene encoding interferon-activable protein 203-like isoform X1, which produces MSKYKTIVLQQGLEDVAVDDYLFRRIKSLLRKELNLTEKMQNDYDRIQMADLLEDIFPKDAGLDKLIEVCQSIKDLEELAQRLKTERAKVKVQKKGKNKTAVKRREQEEPSSSQSLSTNNKSYVSKPSSEKKRKQTTKTKGGKKMKLTQKQTQLLEPSGSNPQKDECCLQTPHKPPATPSSSSSNKAESRSECTTQGPQGVASSTGQALPCPRVKASRRVHAPQMPSATASESPLAPRGSPPTVSSCLLAPSVSPAMAPSALQAPLVPPPTASSSTSRTPNNGNLPKEPSKVEGHHRDPIQVMVLKVTEPFTYDLIDGKRMFHATVATETEFFRVKVFDTALKNKFIPQKIIAISDYFGTSGFLEIYGASCVSDVNVNQTMVISNTLRRRANGTPKIKDLFSQTKGTYVNGEFVVTKKNERGDFIHYGIEDDTGKMEVVVYGRLTSINCEPGNKLRLVCFELTSREDTWQLKSVRHSYMQVINARRRGTQS; this is translated from the exons ATGAGTAAATACAAAACAATTGTTCTTCAACAAGGATTAGAGGATGTGGCTGTGGATGACTACCTGTTTAGGAGAATCAAGTCCTTACTAAGAAAAGAACTAAATCTAACAGAAAAGATGCAAAATGATTATGACAGAATTCAGATGGCTGACCTGTTGGAGGACATATTCCCAAAAGATGCTGGACTGGACAAACTGATAGAAGTGTGTCAAAGCATTAAAGATCTTGAAGAGCTTGCTCAAAGGCttaaaacagagagagcaaaag TTAAAgtgcaaaagaaaggaaaaaacaaaactgcagtGAAAAGAAGAGAGCAAGAAGAACCCAGTAGTTCCCAGTCTCTTTCCACCAATAATAAATCATACGTGAGTAAACCATCTTCAGAG aaaaagagaaaacaaaccacaaaaactAAAGGTGGCAAGAAAATGAAGCTTACCCAGAAGCAGACTCAGCTTCTAGAGCCTTCAGGAAGCAACCCACAAAAAGATGAATGTTGTCTCCAGACTCCTCATAAGCCTCCAGCAACACCATCCAGCAGTTCCTCAAACAAG GCAGAGTCCAGAAGTGAGTGCACCACTCAAGGGCCTCAAGGAGTAGCATCCAGCACTGGACAGGCACTTCCCTGTCCTAGAGTAAAAGCATCAAGGAGGGTCCATGCTCCTCAGATGCCTTCAGCAACAGCATCAGAAAGTCCCCTGGCTCCACGTGGATCTCCACCAACAGTGTCCAGCTGTCTCCTGGCTCCATCAGTGTCCCCAGCAATGGCACCCAGTGCTCTCCAGGCTCCTCTGGTGCCTCCACCAACAGCAAGCAGCAGTACTTCACGG ACACCAAATAATGGAAACTTACCAAAGGAGCCTTCTAAGGTAGAAGGTCACCATCGAGATCCCATACAAGTGATGGTGTTGAAAGTAACAGAACCTTTTACTTATGATTTGATTGATGGCAAAAGGATGTTCCATGCCACAGTGGCTACTGAGACTGAATTCTTCAGAGTGAAGGTTTTTGACACAGCCCTAAAGAACAAGTTCATCCCACAAAAGATCATTGCCATATCAGATTATTTTGGCACCAGTGGATTCCTGGAGATATATGGAGCCTCCTGTGTGTCTGATGTGAATGTTAACCAAACGATGGTTATCTCAAATACACTGAGGAGAAGAGCCAATGGAACTCCTAAAATTAAGGATCTTTTCTCTCAAACAAAAGGGACATATGTGAATGGAGAGTTTGTGGTAACTAAG aaaaatgaaaggggTGACTTCATTCACTATGGGATTGAAGATGATACTGGGAAAATGGAAGTGGTGGTCTATGGACGACTGACCAGTATCAACTGTGAGCCAGGCAATAAACTTCGACTTGTCTGCTTTGAATTGACCTCAAGAGAAGATACATGGCAGCTGAAGTCTGTAAGGCACAGTTACATGCAG gttATCAACGCCAGAAGGAGAGGCACTCAATCCTGA
- the LOC121821356 gene encoding interferon-activable protein 203-like isoform X3 produces the protein MSKYKTIVLQQGLEDVAVDDYLFRRIKSLLRKELNLTEKMQNDYDRIQMADLLEDIFPKDAGLDKLIEVCQSIKDLEELAQRLKTERAKVKVQKKGKNKTAVKRREQEEPSSSQSLSTNNKSYKKRKQTTKTKGGKKMKLTQKQTQLLEPSGSNPQKDECCLQTPHKPPATPSSSSSNKAESRSECTTQGPQGVASSTGQALPCPRVKASRRVHAPQMPSATASESPLAPRGSPPTVSSCLLAPSVSPAMAPSALQAPLVPPPTASSSTSRTPNNGNLPKEPSKVEGHHRDPIQVMVLKVTEPFTYDLIDGKRMFHATVATETEFFRVKVFDTALKNKFIPQKIIAISDYFGTSGFLEIYGASCVSDVNVNQTMVISNTLRRRANGTPKIKDLFSQTKGTYVNGEFVVTKKNERGDFIHYGIEDDTGKMEVVVYGRLTSINCEPGNKLRLVCFELTSREDTWQLKSVRHSYMQVINARRRGTQS, from the exons ATGAGTAAATACAAAACAATTGTTCTTCAACAAGGATTAGAGGATGTGGCTGTGGATGACTACCTGTTTAGGAGAATCAAGTCCTTACTAAGAAAAGAACTAAATCTAACAGAAAAGATGCAAAATGATTATGACAGAATTCAGATGGCTGACCTGTTGGAGGACATATTCCCAAAAGATGCTGGACTGGACAAACTGATAGAAGTGTGTCAAAGCATTAAAGATCTTGAAGAGCTTGCTCAAAGGCttaaaacagagagagcaaaag TTAAAgtgcaaaagaaaggaaaaaacaaaactgcagtGAAAAGAAGAGAGCAAGAAGAACCCAGTAGTTCCCAGTCTCTTTCCACCAATAATAAATCATAC aaaaagagaaaacaaaccacaaaaactAAAGGTGGCAAGAAAATGAAGCTTACCCAGAAGCAGACTCAGCTTCTAGAGCCTTCAGGAAGCAACCCACAAAAAGATGAATGTTGTCTCCAGACTCCTCATAAGCCTCCAGCAACACCATCCAGCAGTTCCTCAAACAAG GCAGAGTCCAGAAGTGAGTGCACCACTCAAGGGCCTCAAGGAGTAGCATCCAGCACTGGACAGGCACTTCCCTGTCCTAGAGTAAAAGCATCAAGGAGGGTCCATGCTCCTCAGATGCCTTCAGCAACAGCATCAGAAAGTCCCCTGGCTCCACGTGGATCTCCACCAACAGTGTCCAGCTGTCTCCTGGCTCCATCAGTGTCCCCAGCAATGGCACCCAGTGCTCTCCAGGCTCCTCTGGTGCCTCCACCAACAGCAAGCAGCAGTACTTCACGG ACACCAAATAATGGAAACTTACCAAAGGAGCCTTCTAAGGTAGAAGGTCACCATCGAGATCCCATACAAGTGATGGTGTTGAAAGTAACAGAACCTTTTACTTATGATTTGATTGATGGCAAAAGGATGTTCCATGCCACAGTGGCTACTGAGACTGAATTCTTCAGAGTGAAGGTTTTTGACACAGCCCTAAAGAACAAGTTCATCCCACAAAAGATCATTGCCATATCAGATTATTTTGGCACCAGTGGATTCCTGGAGATATATGGAGCCTCCTGTGTGTCTGATGTGAATGTTAACCAAACGATGGTTATCTCAAATACACTGAGGAGAAGAGCCAATGGAACTCCTAAAATTAAGGATCTTTTCTCTCAAACAAAAGGGACATATGTGAATGGAGAGTTTGTGGTAACTAAG aaaaatgaaaggggTGACTTCATTCACTATGGGATTGAAGATGATACTGGGAAAATGGAAGTGGTGGTCTATGGACGACTGACCAGTATCAACTGTGAGCCAGGCAATAAACTTCGACTTGTCTGCTTTGAATTGACCTCAAGAGAAGATACATGGCAGCTGAAGTCTGTAAGGCACAGTTACATGCAG gttATCAACGCCAGAAGGAGAGGCACTCAATCCTGA